Proteins from one Desmodus rotundus isolate HL8 chromosome 9, HLdesRot8A.1, whole genome shotgun sequence genomic window:
- the MED24 gene encoding mediator of RNA polymerase II transcription subunit 24 isoform X3 has protein sequence MGCTASGRWEVDTMVSYSSVLTAISKFDDFSRDLCVQALLDIMDMFCDRLSCHGKAEECIGLCRSLLSALHWLLRCTAASAERLQEGLEAGTLAAGEKQLAMCLQRLEKTLSSTKNRALLHIAKLEEASLHTSQGLGQGGTRANQPTASWTAIEHSLLKLGEILANLSNPQLRSQAEQCGTLIRSIPTMLSVHSEQPNKTGFPTVHALVLLEGTMNLTGETQPLVEQLMMVKRMQHIPTPLFVLEIWKACLVGLIESPEGTEELKWTAFTFLKIPQVLVKLKKYSHGDKDFTEDVNCAFEFLLKLTPLLDKADQRCNCDFTDFLLQECRKQGLLSEASVNNLMAKRAADREHAPQQKSGENANIQPNPGLILRAEPTVTNILKTMDADHSKSPEGLLGVLGHMLSGKSLDLLLAAAAATGKLKSFARKFINLNEFTTHGSEESTKSASVRALLFDISFLMLCHVAQTYGSEVILSESSTGAEVPFFETWIQTCMPEEGKILNPDHPCFWPDSTKVESLVALLNNSSEMKLVQMNWHEACLSISAAILEILNAWENGVLAFESIQKITDNIKGKVCSLAVCAVAWLVAHVRMLGLDEREKSLQMIRQLAGPLYSENTLQFYNERVVIMSSILEHMCADVLQQTATQVKFPSTGMDTMPYWNLLPPKRPIKEVLTDIFAKVLEKGWVDSRSIHIFDTLLHMGGVYWFCNNLIKELLKETRKEHTLRAVELLYSIFSLDMQQVTLVLLGHILPGLLTDSSKWHSLMDPPGTALAKLAVWCALSSYSSHKGQASSRQKKRHREDIEDYISLFPLDDMQPSKLMRLLSSNEEDATILSSPTDRSMSSSLSASQLHTVNMRDPLNRVLANLFLLISSILGSRTAGPHTQFVQWFMEECVGCLEQGSRGSILQFMPFTTVSELVKVSAMSSPKVVLAITDLSLPLGRQVAAKAIAAL, from the exons ATGGGCTGCACTGCCAGCGGGAGGTGGGAGGTAGACACG aTGGTGTCCTACTCCTCTGTCCTCACAGCTATCAGTAAG TTTGATGACTTTTCCCGGGACCTGTGTGTCCAGGCTTTGCTGGACATCATGGACATGTTTTGTGACCGACTGAG CTGTCACGGCAAAGCGGAGGAGTGCATCGGGCTGTGCCGGTCCCTTCTCAGCGCCCTCCACTGGCTGCTTCGCTGCACTGCAGCCTCTGCAGAGCGGCTCCAGGAGGGTCTGGAGGCTGGCACTCTAGCCGCTGGGGAGAAACAGCTTGCCATGTGCCTGCAGCGCCTGGAAAAGACCCTCAGCAGCACCAAGAACCGGGCCCTGCTCCACATCGCCAAACTAGAGGAGGCCT CATTGCATACATCCCAGGGACTTGGGCAGGGTGGCACCCGAGCCAATCAACCAACAG CCTCCTGGACAGCCATTGAGCATTCCCTCTTGAAGCTTGGGGAGATCCTGGCCAATCTCAGCAACCCCCAGCTCCGGAGCCAGGCTGAGCAGTGTGGCACACTCATTAGGAG CATCCCCACAATGCTGTCTGTGCACTCCGAGCAGCCGAACAAGACTGGCTTCCCCACGGTCCACGCTCTGGTCCTGCTCGAGGGTACCATGAACCTGACTGGCGAGACACAGCCGCTGGTGGAGCAGCTGATGATGGTGAAACGCATGCAG CATATCCCCACCCCGCTGTTTGTCCTGGAGATCTGGAAAGCTTGCCTCGTGGGGCTCATCGAGTCTCCTGAGGGTACGGAGGAGCTCAAGTGGACAGCTTTTACCTTCCTCAAG ATTCCACAGGTTCTGGTGAAATTGAAGAAGTACTCTCATGGGGACAAG GACTTTACCGAGGATGTCAATTGTGCTTTTGAGTTCCTGCTGAAGCTCACACCCTTGCTGGACAAAGCTGACCAGCGCTGCAA CTGTGACTTTACAGACTTCCTCCTCCAAGAATGCAGGAAGCAGGGGCTTCTGTCTGAGGCCAGTGTGAACAACCTCATGGCCAAGCG CGCAGCAGACCGGGAGCACGCGCCTCAGCAGAAATCGGGAGAAAACGCCAACATCCAGCCCAATCCTGGGCTGATCCTCCGAGCGGAGCCTACTGTCACCAACATCCTCAAG ACAATGGACGCAGACCACTCCAAGTCTccagaggggctgctgggggtCCTGGGCCACATGCTGTCTGGGAAGAGTCTGGACTTGTTGCTGGCTGCAGCCGCTGCTACTGGGAAGCTCAAGTCCTTCGCCCGGAAATTCATCAA TTTGAATGAGTTCACAACACACGGCAGCGAAGAAAGCA CCAAATCTGCCTCAGTGCGGGCCCTGCTCTTTGACATCTCCTTCCTCATGCTGTGCCACGTGGCCCAGACCTACGGCTCGGAG gtgattctgtcTGAGTCAAGCACAGGGGCGGAGGTGCCCTTCTTTGAGACCTGGATCCAGACCTGCATGCCCGAGGAGGGCAAAATCCTGAACCCTGACCACCCCTGCTTCTGGCCAGACTCCACCAAAGTGGAGTCCCTCGTAGCCCTGCTCAACAACTCCTCGGAGATGAAGCTGGT GCAGATGAACTGGCACGAAGCCTGTCTCAGCATTTCAGCCGCCATCTTGGAAATCCTCAATGCCTGGGAGAATGGGGTACTGGCCTTCGAGTCCATCCAG AAAATCACCGACAATATCAAGGGAAAGGTGTGCAGCCTGGCGGTGTGCGCTGTGGCTTGGCTGGTGGCCCACGTGCGGATGCTGGGGCTGGACGAGCGTGAGAAGTCGCTGCAGATGATCCGCCAGCTGGCAGGGCCCCTGTACAGTGAGAACACCCTGCAGTTCTACAATGAGAG ggtggTGATCATGAGCTCGATCCTGGAGCACATGTGCGCTGACGTGCTGCAGCAGACGGCCACACAGGTCAAGTTCCCGTCCACGGGCATGGACACGATGCCCTACTGGAACCTGCTGCCCCCCAAGCGGCCCATCAAGGAGGTGCTGACAGACATATTTGCCAAGGTGCTGGAGAAGGGATGGGTGGACAGTCGCTCCATCCACATCTTTGACACCCTGCTGCACATGGGAGGCGTCTACTGGTTCTGCAACAACCTGATTAAG GAGCTGCTGAAGGAGACGCGCAAGGAGCACACGCTGCGGGCCGTGGAGCTGCTCTACTCCATCTTCTCCCTGGACATGCAGCAGGTGACGCTGGTCCTGCTGGGCCACATCCTGCCTGGCCTGCTCACCGACTCCTCCAAGTGGCACAGCCTCATGGACCCCCCCGGCACTGCTCTCGCCAA GCTGGCCGTCTGGTGTGCCCTGAGCTCCTATTCTTCCCACAAGGGGCAGGCGTCCTCCCGCCAAAAGAAGAGACACCGTGAAGACATCGAG GATTACATCAGCCTCTTCCCCTTGGATGACATGCAGCCCTCAAAGCTGATGCGACTCCTGAGCTCCAATGAGGAAGATGCCACCATCCTTTCCAGTCCCA CTGACCGGTCCATGAGCAGCTCCTTGTCGGCCTCCCAGCTCCACACTGTCAACATGAGGGACCCGCTGAACCGAGTCCTGG CCAACCTGTTCCTGCTCATCTCCTCCATCCTGGGGTCGCGGACCGCTGGCCCGCACACGCAGTTCGTGCAGTGGTTCATGGAGGAGTGCGTGGGCTGCCTGGAGCAGGGCAGCCGCGGCAGCATCCTGCAGTTCATGCCCTTCACCACT GTGTCAGAACTGGTGAAGGTGTCAGCCATGTCCAGCCCCAAGGTGGTTCTGGCCATCACGGACCTCAGCCTGCCTCTGGGCCGCCAAGTGGCTGCCAAAGCCATTGCCGCCCTCTGA
- the MED24 gene encoding mediator of RNA polymerase II transcription subunit 24 isoform X1, whose protein sequence is MKVVNLKQAILQAWKERWSDYQWAVNMKRFFPKGATWDILNLAEALLEQAMIGPSPNPLILSYLKYAISSQMVSYSSVLTAISKFDDFSRDLCVQALLDIMDMFCDRLSCHGKAEECIGLCRSLLSALHWLLRCTAASAERLQEGLEAGTLAAGEKQLAMCLQRLEKTLSSTKNRALLHIAKLEEASLHTSQGLGQGGTRANQPTASWTAIEHSLLKLGEILANLSNPQLRSQAEQCGTLIRSIPTMLSVHSEQPNKTGFPTVHALVLLEGTMNLTGETQPLVEQLMMVKRMQHIPTPLFVLEIWKACLVGLIESPEGTEELKWTAFTFLKIPQVLVKLKKYSHGDKDFTEDVNCAFEFLLKLTPLLDKADQRCNCDFTDFLLQECRKQGLLSEASVNNLMAKRAADREHAPQQKSGENANIQPNPGLILRAEPTVTNILKTMDADHSKSPEGLLGVLGHMLSGKSLDLLLAAAAATGKLKSFARKFINLNEFTTHGSEESTKSASVRALLFDISFLMLCHVAQTYGSEVILSESSTGAEVPFFETWIQTCMPEEGKILNPDHPCFWPDSTKVESLVALLNNSSEMKLVQMNWHEACLSISAAILEILNAWENGVLAFESIQKITDNIKGKVCSLAVCAVAWLVAHVRMLGLDEREKSLQMIRQLAGPLYSENTLQFYNERVVIMSSILEHMCADVLQQTATQVKFPSTGMDTMPYWNLLPPKRPIKEVLTDIFAKVLEKGWVDSRSIHIFDTLLHMGGVYWFCNNLIKELLKETRKEHTLRAVELLYSIFSLDMQQVTLVLLGHILPGLLTDSSKWHSLMDPPGTALAKLAVWCALSSYSSHKGQASSRQKKRHREDIEDYISLFPLDDMQPSKLMRLLSSNEEDATILSSPTDRSMSSSLSASQLHTVNMRDPLNRVLANLFLLISSILGSRTAGPHTQFVQWFMEECVGCLEQGSRGSILQFMPFTTVSELVKVSAMSSPKVVLAITDLSLPLGRQVAAKAIAAL, encoded by the exons ATGAAGGTGGTGAACCTGAAGCAAGCCATTTTGCAAGCCTGGAAGGAGCGATGGAGTGACTACCAGTGGGCAGTCAACATGAAGAGGTTCTTTCCAAAAGGAGCCACCTGGGACATTCTCAACCTAGCAG AAGCACTACTGGAGCAGGCCATGATCGGACCTTCCCCCAATCCTCTCATCCTGTCCTACCTGAAGTATGCCATTAGTTCCCAG aTGGTGTCCTACTCCTCTGTCCTCACAGCTATCAGTAAG TTTGATGACTTTTCCCGGGACCTGTGTGTCCAGGCTTTGCTGGACATCATGGACATGTTTTGTGACCGACTGAG CTGTCACGGCAAAGCGGAGGAGTGCATCGGGCTGTGCCGGTCCCTTCTCAGCGCCCTCCACTGGCTGCTTCGCTGCACTGCAGCCTCTGCAGAGCGGCTCCAGGAGGGTCTGGAGGCTGGCACTCTAGCCGCTGGGGAGAAACAGCTTGCCATGTGCCTGCAGCGCCTGGAAAAGACCCTCAGCAGCACCAAGAACCGGGCCCTGCTCCACATCGCCAAACTAGAGGAGGCCT CATTGCATACATCCCAGGGACTTGGGCAGGGTGGCACCCGAGCCAATCAACCAACAG CCTCCTGGACAGCCATTGAGCATTCCCTCTTGAAGCTTGGGGAGATCCTGGCCAATCTCAGCAACCCCCAGCTCCGGAGCCAGGCTGAGCAGTGTGGCACACTCATTAGGAG CATCCCCACAATGCTGTCTGTGCACTCCGAGCAGCCGAACAAGACTGGCTTCCCCACGGTCCACGCTCTGGTCCTGCTCGAGGGTACCATGAACCTGACTGGCGAGACACAGCCGCTGGTGGAGCAGCTGATGATGGTGAAACGCATGCAG CATATCCCCACCCCGCTGTTTGTCCTGGAGATCTGGAAAGCTTGCCTCGTGGGGCTCATCGAGTCTCCTGAGGGTACGGAGGAGCTCAAGTGGACAGCTTTTACCTTCCTCAAG ATTCCACAGGTTCTGGTGAAATTGAAGAAGTACTCTCATGGGGACAAG GACTTTACCGAGGATGTCAATTGTGCTTTTGAGTTCCTGCTGAAGCTCACACCCTTGCTGGACAAAGCTGACCAGCGCTGCAA CTGTGACTTTACAGACTTCCTCCTCCAAGAATGCAGGAAGCAGGGGCTTCTGTCTGAGGCCAGTGTGAACAACCTCATGGCCAAGCG CGCAGCAGACCGGGAGCACGCGCCTCAGCAGAAATCGGGAGAAAACGCCAACATCCAGCCCAATCCTGGGCTGATCCTCCGAGCGGAGCCTACTGTCACCAACATCCTCAAG ACAATGGACGCAGACCACTCCAAGTCTccagaggggctgctgggggtCCTGGGCCACATGCTGTCTGGGAAGAGTCTGGACTTGTTGCTGGCTGCAGCCGCTGCTACTGGGAAGCTCAAGTCCTTCGCCCGGAAATTCATCAA TTTGAATGAGTTCACAACACACGGCAGCGAAGAAAGCA CCAAATCTGCCTCAGTGCGGGCCCTGCTCTTTGACATCTCCTTCCTCATGCTGTGCCACGTGGCCCAGACCTACGGCTCGGAG gtgattctgtcTGAGTCAAGCACAGGGGCGGAGGTGCCCTTCTTTGAGACCTGGATCCAGACCTGCATGCCCGAGGAGGGCAAAATCCTGAACCCTGACCACCCCTGCTTCTGGCCAGACTCCACCAAAGTGGAGTCCCTCGTAGCCCTGCTCAACAACTCCTCGGAGATGAAGCTGGT GCAGATGAACTGGCACGAAGCCTGTCTCAGCATTTCAGCCGCCATCTTGGAAATCCTCAATGCCTGGGAGAATGGGGTACTGGCCTTCGAGTCCATCCAG AAAATCACCGACAATATCAAGGGAAAGGTGTGCAGCCTGGCGGTGTGCGCTGTGGCTTGGCTGGTGGCCCACGTGCGGATGCTGGGGCTGGACGAGCGTGAGAAGTCGCTGCAGATGATCCGCCAGCTGGCAGGGCCCCTGTACAGTGAGAACACCCTGCAGTTCTACAATGAGAG ggtggTGATCATGAGCTCGATCCTGGAGCACATGTGCGCTGACGTGCTGCAGCAGACGGCCACACAGGTCAAGTTCCCGTCCACGGGCATGGACACGATGCCCTACTGGAACCTGCTGCCCCCCAAGCGGCCCATCAAGGAGGTGCTGACAGACATATTTGCCAAGGTGCTGGAGAAGGGATGGGTGGACAGTCGCTCCATCCACATCTTTGACACCCTGCTGCACATGGGAGGCGTCTACTGGTTCTGCAACAACCTGATTAAG GAGCTGCTGAAGGAGACGCGCAAGGAGCACACGCTGCGGGCCGTGGAGCTGCTCTACTCCATCTTCTCCCTGGACATGCAGCAGGTGACGCTGGTCCTGCTGGGCCACATCCTGCCTGGCCTGCTCACCGACTCCTCCAAGTGGCACAGCCTCATGGACCCCCCCGGCACTGCTCTCGCCAA GCTGGCCGTCTGGTGTGCCCTGAGCTCCTATTCTTCCCACAAGGGGCAGGCGTCCTCCCGCCAAAAGAAGAGACACCGTGAAGACATCGAG GATTACATCAGCCTCTTCCCCTTGGATGACATGCAGCCCTCAAAGCTGATGCGACTCCTGAGCTCCAATGAGGAAGATGCCACCATCCTTTCCAGTCCCA CTGACCGGTCCATGAGCAGCTCCTTGTCGGCCTCCCAGCTCCACACTGTCAACATGAGGGACCCGCTGAACCGAGTCCTGG CCAACCTGTTCCTGCTCATCTCCTCCATCCTGGGGTCGCGGACCGCTGGCCCGCACACGCAGTTCGTGCAGTGGTTCATGGAGGAGTGCGTGGGCTGCCTGGAGCAGGGCAGCCGCGGCAGCATCCTGCAGTTCATGCCCTTCACCACT GTGTCAGAACTGGTGAAGGTGTCAGCCATGTCCAGCCCCAAGGTGGTTCTGGCCATCACGGACCTCAGCCTGCCTCTGGGCCGCCAAGTGGCTGCCAAAGCCATTGCCGCCCTCTGA
- the MED24 gene encoding mediator of RNA polymerase II transcription subunit 24 isoform X2 — MKVVNLKQAILQAWKERWSDYQWAVNMKRFFPKGATWDILNLAEALLEQAMIGPSPNPLILSYLKYAISSQMVSYSSVLTAISKFDDFSRDLCVQALLDIMDMFCDRLSCHGKAEECIGLCRSLLSALHWLLRCTAASAERLQEGLEAGTLAAGEKQLAMCLQRLEKTLSSTKNRALLHIAKLEEASSWTAIEHSLLKLGEILANLSNPQLRSQAEQCGTLIRSIPTMLSVHSEQPNKTGFPTVHALVLLEGTMNLTGETQPLVEQLMMVKRMQHIPTPLFVLEIWKACLVGLIESPEGTEELKWTAFTFLKIPQVLVKLKKYSHGDKDFTEDVNCAFEFLLKLTPLLDKADQRCNCDFTDFLLQECRKQGLLSEASVNNLMAKRAADREHAPQQKSGENANIQPNPGLILRAEPTVTNILKTMDADHSKSPEGLLGVLGHMLSGKSLDLLLAAAAATGKLKSFARKFINLNEFTTHGSEESTKSASVRALLFDISFLMLCHVAQTYGSEVILSESSTGAEVPFFETWIQTCMPEEGKILNPDHPCFWPDSTKVESLVALLNNSSEMKLVQMNWHEACLSISAAILEILNAWENGVLAFESIQKITDNIKGKVCSLAVCAVAWLVAHVRMLGLDEREKSLQMIRQLAGPLYSENTLQFYNERVVIMSSILEHMCADVLQQTATQVKFPSTGMDTMPYWNLLPPKRPIKEVLTDIFAKVLEKGWVDSRSIHIFDTLLHMGGVYWFCNNLIKELLKETRKEHTLRAVELLYSIFSLDMQQVTLVLLGHILPGLLTDSSKWHSLMDPPGTALAKLAVWCALSSYSSHKGQASSRQKKRHREDIEDYISLFPLDDMQPSKLMRLLSSNEEDATILSSPTDRSMSSSLSASQLHTVNMRDPLNRVLANLFLLISSILGSRTAGPHTQFVQWFMEECVGCLEQGSRGSILQFMPFTTVSELVKVSAMSSPKVVLAITDLSLPLGRQVAAKAIAAL, encoded by the exons ATGAAGGTGGTGAACCTGAAGCAAGCCATTTTGCAAGCCTGGAAGGAGCGATGGAGTGACTACCAGTGGGCAGTCAACATGAAGAGGTTCTTTCCAAAAGGAGCCACCTGGGACATTCTCAACCTAGCAG AAGCACTACTGGAGCAGGCCATGATCGGACCTTCCCCCAATCCTCTCATCCTGTCCTACCTGAAGTATGCCATTAGTTCCCAG aTGGTGTCCTACTCCTCTGTCCTCACAGCTATCAGTAAG TTTGATGACTTTTCCCGGGACCTGTGTGTCCAGGCTTTGCTGGACATCATGGACATGTTTTGTGACCGACTGAG CTGTCACGGCAAAGCGGAGGAGTGCATCGGGCTGTGCCGGTCCCTTCTCAGCGCCCTCCACTGGCTGCTTCGCTGCACTGCAGCCTCTGCAGAGCGGCTCCAGGAGGGTCTGGAGGCTGGCACTCTAGCCGCTGGGGAGAAACAGCTTGCCATGTGCCTGCAGCGCCTGGAAAAGACCCTCAGCAGCACCAAGAACCGGGCCCTGCTCCACATCGCCAAACTAGAGGAGGCCT CCTCCTGGACAGCCATTGAGCATTCCCTCTTGAAGCTTGGGGAGATCCTGGCCAATCTCAGCAACCCCCAGCTCCGGAGCCAGGCTGAGCAGTGTGGCACACTCATTAGGAG CATCCCCACAATGCTGTCTGTGCACTCCGAGCAGCCGAACAAGACTGGCTTCCCCACGGTCCACGCTCTGGTCCTGCTCGAGGGTACCATGAACCTGACTGGCGAGACACAGCCGCTGGTGGAGCAGCTGATGATGGTGAAACGCATGCAG CATATCCCCACCCCGCTGTTTGTCCTGGAGATCTGGAAAGCTTGCCTCGTGGGGCTCATCGAGTCTCCTGAGGGTACGGAGGAGCTCAAGTGGACAGCTTTTACCTTCCTCAAG ATTCCACAGGTTCTGGTGAAATTGAAGAAGTACTCTCATGGGGACAAG GACTTTACCGAGGATGTCAATTGTGCTTTTGAGTTCCTGCTGAAGCTCACACCCTTGCTGGACAAAGCTGACCAGCGCTGCAA CTGTGACTTTACAGACTTCCTCCTCCAAGAATGCAGGAAGCAGGGGCTTCTGTCTGAGGCCAGTGTGAACAACCTCATGGCCAAGCG CGCAGCAGACCGGGAGCACGCGCCTCAGCAGAAATCGGGAGAAAACGCCAACATCCAGCCCAATCCTGGGCTGATCCTCCGAGCGGAGCCTACTGTCACCAACATCCTCAAG ACAATGGACGCAGACCACTCCAAGTCTccagaggggctgctgggggtCCTGGGCCACATGCTGTCTGGGAAGAGTCTGGACTTGTTGCTGGCTGCAGCCGCTGCTACTGGGAAGCTCAAGTCCTTCGCCCGGAAATTCATCAA TTTGAATGAGTTCACAACACACGGCAGCGAAGAAAGCA CCAAATCTGCCTCAGTGCGGGCCCTGCTCTTTGACATCTCCTTCCTCATGCTGTGCCACGTGGCCCAGACCTACGGCTCGGAG gtgattctgtcTGAGTCAAGCACAGGGGCGGAGGTGCCCTTCTTTGAGACCTGGATCCAGACCTGCATGCCCGAGGAGGGCAAAATCCTGAACCCTGACCACCCCTGCTTCTGGCCAGACTCCACCAAAGTGGAGTCCCTCGTAGCCCTGCTCAACAACTCCTCGGAGATGAAGCTGGT GCAGATGAACTGGCACGAAGCCTGTCTCAGCATTTCAGCCGCCATCTTGGAAATCCTCAATGCCTGGGAGAATGGGGTACTGGCCTTCGAGTCCATCCAG AAAATCACCGACAATATCAAGGGAAAGGTGTGCAGCCTGGCGGTGTGCGCTGTGGCTTGGCTGGTGGCCCACGTGCGGATGCTGGGGCTGGACGAGCGTGAGAAGTCGCTGCAGATGATCCGCCAGCTGGCAGGGCCCCTGTACAGTGAGAACACCCTGCAGTTCTACAATGAGAG ggtggTGATCATGAGCTCGATCCTGGAGCACATGTGCGCTGACGTGCTGCAGCAGACGGCCACACAGGTCAAGTTCCCGTCCACGGGCATGGACACGATGCCCTACTGGAACCTGCTGCCCCCCAAGCGGCCCATCAAGGAGGTGCTGACAGACATATTTGCCAAGGTGCTGGAGAAGGGATGGGTGGACAGTCGCTCCATCCACATCTTTGACACCCTGCTGCACATGGGAGGCGTCTACTGGTTCTGCAACAACCTGATTAAG GAGCTGCTGAAGGAGACGCGCAAGGAGCACACGCTGCGGGCCGTGGAGCTGCTCTACTCCATCTTCTCCCTGGACATGCAGCAGGTGACGCTGGTCCTGCTGGGCCACATCCTGCCTGGCCTGCTCACCGACTCCTCCAAGTGGCACAGCCTCATGGACCCCCCCGGCACTGCTCTCGCCAA GCTGGCCGTCTGGTGTGCCCTGAGCTCCTATTCTTCCCACAAGGGGCAGGCGTCCTCCCGCCAAAAGAAGAGACACCGTGAAGACATCGAG GATTACATCAGCCTCTTCCCCTTGGATGACATGCAGCCCTCAAAGCTGATGCGACTCCTGAGCTCCAATGAGGAAGATGCCACCATCCTTTCCAGTCCCA CTGACCGGTCCATGAGCAGCTCCTTGTCGGCCTCCCAGCTCCACACTGTCAACATGAGGGACCCGCTGAACCGAGTCCTGG CCAACCTGTTCCTGCTCATCTCCTCCATCCTGGGGTCGCGGACCGCTGGCCCGCACACGCAGTTCGTGCAGTGGTTCATGGAGGAGTGCGTGGGCTGCCTGGAGCAGGGCAGCCGCGGCAGCATCCTGCAGTTCATGCCCTTCACCACT GTGTCAGAACTGGTGAAGGTGTCAGCCATGTCCAGCCCCAAGGTGGTTCTGGCCATCACGGACCTCAGCCTGCCTCTGGGCCGCCAAGTGGCTGCCAAAGCCATTGCCGCCCTCTGA
- the CSF3 gene encoding granulocyte colony-stimulating factor gives MKLMALQLLLWYSALWAVQEATPLGPASNLPQSFLLKCLEQVRKIQADVVVMQERLCATHKLCHPEELVLLRHFLGIPQAPLSSCSSQDLQLTGCLRQLHNGFFLYQGLLQALAEISPEVAPTLDTLQLDITDFATNIWQQMEDLRMAPSLQATPGPAPVFASAFQRRAGGVLVAANLQSFLELAYRVLRHLAEP, from the exons ATGAAGCTGATGG CCCTGCAGCTGCTACTCTGGTACAGTGCACTTTGGGCTGTGCAAGAAGCCACTCCCCTGGGCCCTGCCAGCAACCTGCCCCAGAGCTTCCTGCTCAAGTGCTTAGAGCAAGTGAGGAAGATCCAGGCTGATGTTGTGGTCATGCAGGAAAGGCTG TGTGCCACCCACAAGCTGTGCCACCCTGAGGAGCTGGTGCTGCTCAGGCACTTCCTGGGCATCCCCCAGGCTCCCCTGAGCAGCTGCTCCAGCCAGGACCTGCAGCTG ACGGGCTGCCTGAGACAACTCCACAATGGCTTCTTCCTCTACCAGGGCCTCCTGCAGGCCCTGGCAGAAATCTCCCCCGAGGTAGCACCCACCTTGGACACGCTGCAGCTGGACATCACGGACTTTGCCACCAACATCTGGCAGCAG ATGGAAGACCTGAGGATGGCCCCTTCCCTGCAGGCCACCCCAGGCCCCGCACCAGTCTTCGCCTCGGCCTTCCAGCGCAGGGCGGGAGGAGTCCTCGTTGCCGCCAACCTGCAGAGCTTCCTGGAGCTGGCTTACCGGGTCCTGCGCCACCTTGCCGAGCCCTGA